The following are encoded in a window of Methanomassiliicoccales archaeon genomic DNA:
- a CDS encoding 30S ribosomal protein S19 yields the protein MVEEKMSGTKASRRKARKKKGAIQARRKKEFTYRGYTLEEMLKMPFDELITLMPARIRRTLIRGFNEEQRVFIEKLKSGKYPVVRTHCRDIPVLPEFVGKKVAVHNGKEFKELEIKAEMIGHYFGEFAMTRKPVKHSGPGVGATRSSKFLPLK from the coding sequence ATGGTCGAGGAAAAGATGAGCGGTACGAAGGCGTCCCGAAGGAAGGCGAGGAAGAAGAAGGGAGCTATCCAGGCAAGACGCAAGAAGGAGTTCACCTATAGAGGTTACACTTTAGAAGAAATGCTCAAGATGCCATTTGATGAGTTGATAACACTTATGCCTGCTAGAATCAGGCGCACGCTTATTAGGGGGTTCAACGAAGAGCAGAGAGTATTTATTGAGAAATTGAAATCAGGAAAATATCCAGTGGTAAGGACTCATTGTCGGGATATTCCTGTGTTGCCTGAATTTGTCGGAAAAAAAGTAGCGGTGCATAATGGAAAGGAGTTCAAGGAATTGGAGATTAAAGCAGAGATGATAGGGCACTATTTTGGCGAATTTGCGATGACCCGAAAGCCCGTGAAGCACTCGGGA
- a CDS encoding 50S ribosomal protein L2, with translation MGKNLRQQRRGRGGSQYRSPSHRHLGDIRLPPIVEGTGKIIDIVHAPGRTGPLAEIEVNGNVFKMIASEGMAIGQEIVIGRSEMIAPGNIMTLANIPEGTLVYNIESRPGDGGKFVRCAGNAAVIVSKGAKVVVQLPSGAMKSFDPRCRAVIGVVAGGGHKEKPFGKAGVKFHAYRSKSKAYFKVRGVAMNPVDHPHGGGSHQHVGRPSTVSRNAPPGRKVGRLSPRKKKVRK, from the coding sequence ATGGGAAAAAATCTCAGACAGCAAAGACGAGGTCGTGGCGGATCTCAATACCGATCACCCAGTCATAGACATCTGGGAGATATCAGGTTGCCTCCCATTGTTGAGGGAACCGGAAAAATCATCGACATAGTTCATGCACCAGGCCGAACAGGCCCATTGGCAGAAATCGAGGTCAATGGAAATGTTTTCAAAATGATCGCATCTGAAGGAATGGCTATTGGACAGGAGATCGTAATCGGTCGATCAGAAATGATAGCGCCTGGCAATATTATGACGTTGGCAAACATTCCTGAAGGTACTCTTGTATACAACATCGAGTCGAGACCGGGCGATGGTGGAAAGTTTGTGAGATGCGCGGGAAATGCAGCAGTTATCGTAAGCAAGGGAGCTAAAGTGGTCGTACAGCTCCCATCAGGTGCCATGAAGAGCTTCGATCCACGATGTAGAGCGGTGATTGGCGTCGTAGCTGGAGGAGGCCACAAAGAAAAGCCTTTTGGAAAAGCTGGTGTAAAATTCCATGCGTATCGGTCGAAGAGCAAAGCCTATTTCAAGGTGAGAGGTGTGGCGATGAATCCCGTCGATCACCCTCACGGTGGTGGTTCACACCAGCATGTGGGAAGACCTAGTACAGTTAGTCGCAATGCTCCACCTGGTCGAAAAGTAGGCCGTCTGTCGCCGAGAAAGAAGAAAGTGAGGAAGTGA
- a CDS encoding 50S ribosomal protein L23, whose product MARNVLLYPYVTEKSMNHMTGSPTQEFKDGNRIEFVVLRSATRKEIKDEFEKRFEVKVEKVWTRITKEGKHAIIKLAEGYSAEEIGMRIGVF is encoded by the coding sequence ATGGCTAGGAATGTTCTTTTATATCCTTATGTTACTGAGAAGTCGATGAACCACATGACGGGTTCGCCAACACAGGAATTCAAGGATGGTAACAGGATTGAATTCGTAGTGCTCAGAAGCGCCACAAGAAAAGAAATCAAGGATGAATTTGAAAAGAGATTTGAGGTTAAGGTGGAAAAAGTATGGACAAGGATTACCAAAGAAGGGAAGCATGCCATCATCAAATTAGCGGAAGGTTACTCTGCTGAAGAAATTGGAATGAGAATTGGAGTGTTCTAA
- the rpl4p gene encoding 50S ribosomal protein L4 translates to MVRSGRVNVYSLKGEIIKEIDLPPVFNTEFRPDLIRRAVLVMESNKRQPYGASSSAGMRHAVSTWGKGRGVARVQRLSQGSRGAQSPGTVGGRRAHPPYAERDWLKKINVKEKIKAKMSALAALADTEKVRARGHRFADSVTLPVVVEDDIENISKTGEVLSVLGNIGIDEDVLRAIEGTSIRAGRGKMRNRKYKVPRSLLIVVSNMSVPLRKGAGNLPGVEITDVSNLNVRLLAPGGTPGRLALFSESAITKLREWSDG, encoded by the coding sequence ATGGTTAGAAGCGGAAGAGTCAATGTCTATTCATTGAAGGGCGAAATCATCAAGGAAATCGATTTGCCCCCGGTATTTAACACTGAATTTAGACCAGATCTAATCCGCCGTGCTGTTTTAGTGATGGAATCTAATAAGCGACAACCGTATGGAGCATCGTCATCAGCTGGAATGAGGCATGCGGTATCGACATGGGGAAAGGGGAGAGGTGTTGCTAGAGTACAGCGACTCAGTCAGGGTTCAAGAGGTGCTCAATCGCCTGGCACCGTAGGTGGAAGACGGGCCCATCCTCCATATGCGGAACGAGATTGGTTAAAGAAAATTAATGTCAAAGAGAAAATTAAAGCGAAAATGTCGGCCCTTGCCGCTCTTGCTGACACTGAGAAAGTAAGAGCTCGTGGACACCGTTTTGCAGACAGTGTAACGCTTCCAGTGGTAGTGGAAGATGATATCGAGAATATTTCGAAGACTGGTGAGGTCCTCAGCGTTCTTGGGAATATTGGAATCGACGAGGATGTATTGAGGGCTATTGAGGGCACCAGTATTAGGGCCGGTCGCGGAAAAATGAGGAATAGAAAGTACAAAGTACCTCGGAGCCTCCTGATCGTTGTTTCTAATATGAGTGTACCATTAAGAAAAGGAGCCGGAAATCTACCTGGTGTGGAAATCACAGACGTGAGTAATCTAAACGTTAGACTCCTCGCACCAGGAGGAACTCCTGGAAGACTTGCATTATTTTCGGAATCTGCGATCACAAAGCTCAGGGAGTGGTCTGATGGCTAG
- a CDS encoding 50S ribosomal protein L3, with amino-acid sequence MPNKRRPIRGSKAYSPRKRAKRPFPRLDSWPEIGDGPKIQGFAGYKAGMTHALIVDYRPTSTTSGSEVQVPVTIIEVPPMKVAAVRMYENTAYGLKTMGEVWTSTLDPELRRLLPIPKNYDSGKAWTNYDASSVDDVRILAYTQPRLVTGIPKKKCDLMEIRIGGGTIQERLDYAKSLLGKEIKITDFTKEGAMVDVSAVTKGKGFQGAVKRWGIKLLSHKNSKHRRLVGTLGPKRPGYVRPTVPQAGQVGYHQRTEFNKRVLKIGDNGLDVTPKGGFLHYGKISSHYVLLHGSVPGPSKRLIRFRDPIRPMGVELKEPPVVTYVSLESKQGV; translated from the coding sequence ATGCCAAATAAAAGACGTCCTATTCGGGGTTCAAAGGCGTATTCGCCGCGGAAAAGAGCGAAGCGGCCATTTCCACGTCTGGATTCATGGCCAGAAATAGGGGATGGTCCAAAGATACAAGGGTTTGCTGGGTACAAGGCCGGAATGACTCACGCTCTTATTGTGGATTACAGACCAACCAGCACCACATCTGGTTCGGAGGTGCAGGTGCCCGTTACAATAATTGAGGTACCTCCAATGAAAGTCGCTGCGGTGAGGATGTATGAAAACACAGCTTATGGGCTAAAAACTATGGGCGAGGTCTGGACGTCCACACTTGATCCGGAGCTAAGAAGATTACTTCCTATTCCAAAGAATTATGATTCAGGGAAGGCCTGGACTAACTATGATGCTTCTTCAGTAGATGATGTGCGAATACTCGCATATACCCAGCCCCGCTTGGTTACTGGAATTCCTAAAAAGAAATGCGATCTCATGGAGATACGCATAGGTGGCGGGACTATACAAGAAAGATTAGATTATGCCAAGTCTTTACTTGGGAAAGAGATTAAGATAACTGATTTCACGAAAGAAGGCGCTATGGTTGATGTCTCAGCGGTTACGAAAGGCAAGGGATTTCAAGGCGCTGTGAAGCGCTGGGGGATCAAGTTACTATCACATAAAAACAGTAAGCATCGCAGGTTAGTGGGAACATTGGGACCTAAGAGACCGGGTTATGTGAGACCAACAGTTCCCCAGGCTGGTCAAGTCGGTTATCACCAAAGAACTGAATTCAACAAGAGAGTACTCAAGATTGGTGATAATGGATTGGATGTTACACCCAAGGGAGGATTCTTACATTACGGGAAGATTTCAAGTCATTATGTTCTTCTTCATGGGTCGGTTCCAGGACCTTCAAAAAGGCTCATACGCTTTAGAGATCCGATTAGACCGATGGGTGTGGAATTGAAGGAACCGCCAGTCGTGACATACGTTTCTCTAGAATCTAAACAGGGGGTCTGA
- a CDS encoding DUF5611 family protein → MEYELKKGKYKELEGDGLRKILEQVFGNAWQEDDMYVTTFGALKRLETKLIGKSALYVATVSDTNTPENVSILTIKKYNEFLEKATGFTAKERRNKLQKKAREGKL, encoded by the coding sequence ATGGAATATGAATTGAAAAAGGGGAAATATAAGGAGCTCGAAGGGGACGGGTTGAGGAAAATTTTAGAGCAGGTTTTTGGAAACGCCTGGCAGGAGGACGACATGTACGTAACAACATTTGGAGCTCTCAAAAGGCTTGAGACAAAATTGATCGGAAAGTCAGCTCTGTATGTTGCCACGGTAAGTGATACTAATACACCAGAAAATGTAAGCATTCTGACGATCAAGAAATATAACGAATTTCTTGAAAAGGCAACTGGATTTACGGCAAAGGAACGCAGGAATAAATTACAGAAAAAAGCTCGAGAAGGTAAGCTCTAG
- a CDS encoding archaeosine biosynthesis radical SAM protein RaSEA — protein MIYAKKRSAPVSYWKEWDIIDGEKVETFVAILRTSGCYWARKKGCFMCGYNIESDPRIDIHDIHAQIDELKEAYSNEEYVKIYTSGSFLDPIEVPVTSRAEIFETFSDARRILIESRPEFITDENISNLQVTRLEIAMGLESAFDSTLEKCVNKGFTVAEYERAARYLNERGIPLRTYLLLKPPFLNESAAILDTVESAVFASRFSESISINPVNVQKGTLVEVLWKRGDYRPPWLWSLVTVLSNVEIRKGVRIFSAPTGAGTLRGAHNCLKCDRVVLDAVKRHAFNQDPNEFYALDCSCKNNWKAQLEFGCIAGSSVNIERYIEYEMDNENTFSICGD, from the coding sequence ATGATTTACGCAAAGAAGAGATCGGCACCCGTTTCATATTGGAAGGAATGGGATATCATTGATGGAGAAAAAGTCGAGACATTCGTCGCTATATTGAGGACCTCTGGATGTTATTGGGCTAGAAAAAAAGGATGCTTTATGTGCGGCTATAATATCGAGAGCGATCCCCGCATTGATATCCACGACATTCATGCGCAGATTGATGAATTGAAGGAAGCCTACTCAAACGAGGAATATGTTAAAATATATACTTCTGGAAGCTTTCTTGACCCAATCGAAGTTCCTGTGACTTCAAGAGCGGAAATATTTGAAACATTTTCCGACGCAAGGAGAATCTTGATAGAATCAAGACCAGAATTTATTACGGATGAAAATATCTCCAATTTGCAGGTTACGAGGCTTGAAATAGCGATGGGACTGGAGAGCGCATTTGATAGTACGCTTGAGAAATGTGTGAATAAAGGATTTACTGTTGCGGAATACGAAAGGGCTGCGAGATATCTAAATGAAAGGGGCATTCCTTTAAGAACATATTTACTTCTTAAACCCCCGTTTTTGAACGAGAGTGCAGCGATCCTTGATACAGTCGAATCAGCTGTATTTGCGTCGAGATTCTCGGAAAGTATATCGATCAATCCTGTCAATGTGCAAAAGGGAACGCTCGTTGAGGTTTTGTGGAAGCGTGGGGATTACAGACCTCCGTGGCTATGGTCGCTAGTCACTGTACTGTCGAATGTAGAAATCAGAAAAGGAGTTCGGATATTTTCTGCGCCTACTGGTGCTGGCACGCTAAGAGGGGCGCATAATTGCTTGAAGTGCGATCGTGTTGTGCTCGACGCGGTGAAGCGCCATGCATTCAATCAAGATCCAAATGAATTTTATGCACTTGATTGTTCATGCAAGAATAATTGGAAAGCGCAACTTGAATTTGGATGTATAGCAGGATCCAGTGTTAATATTGAAAGATACATTGAATATGAAATGGATAATGAAAATACGTTTTCCATTTGTGGAGACTGA
- a CDS encoding FAD-dependent oxidoreductase, producing MTRKIIVIGSGAAGMTAASTAREHSKDAEITVFTEDEYIAYSPCAIPFVLEGKIKDFESIVMHTPEFYKKERNIIVHTKTKVTSVDVDKKIVKIADGTEYTYDALVVATGGTVFIPPVEGVNLPGVFTVRNIADGKAIQKAMKNAKSVVVAGAGVIGLEMAVAFKHAGLDVTVIEMFPQVIPRIFDSDMAKLVQEYCEQQGIKFVLNTPIGGIKGNGRVEKVVAGGKEYPCDFVIMATGVRANLELPNIMGLDIGPLGAVRVSPTLQPYKKGRLVKDVYLAGDLIMVESAVVPGPTMSQLGSSAVRQGRVAGINAAGGYAFYPGVLSAFISKIGDLEAGGTGLSKGLADYYGLNVVEGKATGLTRARYYPGGKKLTVKILVDKDTHKILGSQIVGGEEITGRVNWLTAAIVKGTTVEEFVSSFENAYCPPTSMVMDVVNLAAEDAAKKL from the coding sequence ATGACAAGGAAAATCATTGTAATAGGTAGTGGTGCAGCAGGTATGACAGCTGCATCAACGGCGAGGGAGCACAGCAAGGACGCAGAGATCACGGTATTTACGGAGGATGAATATATCGCGTATTCTCCGTGCGCAATACCGTTTGTGCTGGAGGGTAAGATCAAGGACTTCGAATCAATCGTTATGCACACTCCTGAATTTTACAAGAAAGAACGTAACATTATTGTACATACAAAAACAAAAGTAACAAGTGTTGATGTGGACAAGAAGATCGTAAAGATTGCCGACGGGACCGAGTACACTTATGATGCTCTTGTCGTCGCAACTGGCGGCACCGTCTTTATTCCGCCTGTTGAAGGTGTGAATCTGCCTGGAGTCTTCACGGTGCGAAACATAGCCGATGGAAAAGCGATTCAAAAAGCCATGAAAAATGCAAAGTCTGTCGTCGTTGCTGGTGCTGGCGTAATTGGTCTAGAAATGGCAGTTGCTTTTAAACACGCAGGCCTTGATGTGACGGTCATCGAAATGTTCCCTCAGGTCATTCCAAGGATTTTCGATTCTGATATGGCAAAATTGGTTCAGGAATACTGCGAACAGCAGGGAATTAAATTTGTACTCAACACACCAATAGGTGGAATTAAGGGCAATGGAAGGGTTGAGAAAGTTGTCGCAGGCGGTAAAGAATATCCATGTGACTTTGTCATTATGGCCACAGGGGTCCGCGCAAATCTAGAACTACCCAATATTATGGGTCTCGATATCGGGCCACTGGGGGCAGTGAGAGTTAGTCCTACACTGCAACCCTACAAGAAAGGACGCCTCGTTAAGGACGTTTATCTCGCTGGTGACCTGATTATGGTCGAAAGCGCAGTTGTACCAGGACCGACTATGAGCCAACTAGGATCTAGCGCTGTAAGACAGGGACGGGTTGCCGGCATCAATGCAGCTGGAGGATATGCGTTCTACCCAGGCGTGCTCAGCGCATTCATAAGCAAGATTGGAGATTTGGAAGCGGGTGGAACAGGGTTATCAAAAGGTCTCGCAGATTATTATGGTCTGAATGTCGTTGAAGGCAAGGCTACGGGGTTGACCAGAGCAAGATATTATCCAGGCGGAAAAAAACTTACAGTAAAGATTCTAGTGGATAAAGATACCCACAAGATCCTGGGTTCGCAGATCGTTGGTGGAGAAGAAATTACTGGCCGTGTCAATTGGCTTACAGCTGCAATCGTAAAGGGAACCACTGTCGAGGAATTCGTTTCTTCCTTTGAAAATGCATACTGCCCGCCCACCAGCATGGTCATGGATGTTGTCAATCTGGCTGCTGAAGATGCGGCTAAGAAGCTATGA
- a CDS encoding ubiquitin-like small modifier protein 1: MTFKTFGHIAAAVGVTEARVDVSGNTVQDFLHSLTEKFGESISKILYPKGSELSEVIYILVNGRNIRHLSGLQTQIKDGDIISVFPLTAGG; this comes from the coding sequence GTGACTTTCAAGACCTTTGGACATATAGCCGCTGCGGTTGGGGTAACAGAGGCAAGGGTTGACGTCAGTGGGAACACTGTTCAAGATTTCCTTCACTCCCTTACTGAGAAATTCGGTGAAAGCATTTCAAAAATCCTTTATCCAAAAGGATCAGAATTATCAGAAGTGATATACATCCTGGTCAACGGTAGAAACATAAGACATTTGAGTGGACTGCAAACACAAATCAAAGACGGCGATATCATCTCAGTGTTCCCGCTCACTGCTGGCGGCTAA
- a CDS encoding tyrosine--tRNA ligase gives MVTDFDLMDTETRYQILARNTEEIVTPEEMRKLLETENSPHAYIGFEPSGLVHLGWIICADKIMDFINAGFRFTIFFADWHAFINDKLAGNVSNIRTCASYMEDCFEALGVEREKVNFRLASELMSNISYWEKVIRIGKASTLTRIKRAMTIMGRQEEEADLDSSKVIYPLMQAADIFELDVDVAYAGIDQRRAHMLAREAAERLKWKKPIALHTPLLPGLRGGNRMDPISSKMSKSDPDSGILIHDSAEDIRRKISKAFCPPEAEGNPILLLFKFVIFSRKKEVIIERPQKYGGTIIFSNYDELEKMYVSGNVHPMDLKNGAAEALIEILKPVRDYFVRKPEKLEVMKRIVSGNY, from the coding sequence TTGGTTACCGACTTTGATCTCATGGATACAGAAACACGCTATCAAATTCTAGCGAGGAATACCGAAGAAATCGTAACACCAGAGGAAATGCGCAAATTGCTCGAAACGGAGAATTCTCCGCATGCGTACATTGGCTTTGAACCTTCTGGACTTGTTCATCTAGGATGGATTATATGCGCTGATAAGATTATGGACTTTATAAATGCCGGATTTAGATTCACGATATTCTTTGCTGATTGGCATGCCTTTATAAATGATAAACTAGCGGGCAATGTTAGCAACATTAGAACATGCGCAAGCTACATGGAAGATTGTTTTGAAGCGCTCGGTGTTGAAAGGGAGAAGGTCAATTTTCGACTGGCATCAGAACTTATGTCAAATATTTCTTACTGGGAGAAGGTCATTCGAATAGGAAAGGCCTCTACTTTAACGAGAATAAAGCGAGCTATGACAATTATGGGCAGGCAGGAAGAGGAGGCTGATCTCGACTCCTCTAAGGTAATATACCCATTAATGCAAGCGGCAGATATCTTCGAGCTCGACGTCGATGTCGCGTACGCCGGAATAGATCAGCGAAGGGCACATATGCTAGCGAGGGAAGCCGCAGAGCGATTGAAGTGGAAAAAGCCTATAGCGCTCCACACTCCGCTTTTACCAGGTCTTCGTGGCGGAAATAGAATGGATCCCATTTCATCAAAAATGTCAAAGAGCGATCCTGATAGTGGAATTCTCATCCATGACTCAGCAGAAGACATCAGGAGAAAAATTAGCAAGGCCTTCTGTCCACCAGAGGCTGAAGGTAATCCTATACTTCTCTTGTTTAAATTCGTAATATTTAGTCGGAAAAAAGAAGTGATTATAGAACGCCCACAAAAATATGGAGGCACCATCATTTTTTCAAATTATGATGAGTTAGAAAAGATGTATGTGTCAGGAAATGTACATCCAATGGATCTCAAAAATGGGGCCGCAGAAGCACTAATCGAGATACTCAAGCCTGTAAGAGACTATTTTGTACGCAAGCCTGAAAAATTAGAAGTCATGAAAAGAATCGTTTCTGGCAATTATTGA
- a CDS encoding DHH family phosphoesterase yields MLTHIAKKLQTGKKAILLHGNADPDALGSAFAICRGFGDSIIVAPGGLDRVSKIMMDKLQIKVQENIDFADYEIIVIVDTSSPDQLNTPLPLLKNCIVIDHHAISDRWSGCTYYCDESKRSCAEIAYRLLKIAGIQMERAVGMALLSGMLTDSGHFAFATPSLLRDFSEIMEELNINMDEVMSLIDVEPDVSERISQLKGAQRLRFERTNGYIVAISHGSAFESSVCKALIALGADVAFVGSQRNEAFRVSARARPEVVRKGLHLGKLLEDIGTETSNDGGGHGGAAGLMGIGDIEAILNMCMQRALDFLKKIEHQ; encoded by the coding sequence ATGCTGACGCATATCGCAAAAAAACTTCAGACCGGAAAAAAAGCCATTCTTCTTCACGGTAACGCCGATCCCGACGCACTTGGCTCTGCTTTTGCAATCTGCCGAGGCTTTGGAGATTCAATTATTGTCGCTCCTGGCGGGCTAGATAGAGTATCAAAGATCATGATGGATAAATTGCAAATAAAAGTGCAGGAAAATATAGACTTCGCTGATTATGAGATAATCGTGATCGTCGATACGTCCTCTCCTGATCAATTGAACACGCCCCTCCCGTTACTAAAAAATTGCATAGTAATTGATCATCACGCAATTTCTGATCGATGGTCAGGATGCACTTACTATTGCGATGAATCGAAGAGAAGTTGCGCGGAAATTGCATACAGGCTGCTGAAGATCGCTGGTATCCAAATGGAAAGGGCAGTTGGTATGGCACTACTCTCGGGAATGCTCACTGATAGCGGGCACTTCGCCTTCGCAACTCCTTCTCTATTGAGGGATTTTTCTGAAATCATGGAGGAATTGAATATCAACATGGATGAAGTAATGAGTCTTATCGATGTAGAGCCTGATGTGTCCGAGAGGATATCCCAGCTTAAAGGGGCTCAAAGACTGAGATTCGAAAGAACGAACGGCTATATCGTAGCGATTTCGCATGGTAGCGCATTTGAGAGTTCTGTATGCAAAGCTCTGATTGCGCTTGGAGCAGACGTTGCCTTTGTCGGCTCTCAAAGAAACGAAGCTTTTAGGGTTAGTGCAAGGGCCAGGCCCGAAGTCGTCAGGAAAGGTCTGCATCTTGGGAAGTTGTTGGAAGACATAGGGACTGAGACATCGAACGATGGTGGAGGTCACGGTGGGGCGGCAGGACTCATGGGAATAGGCGATATTGAAGCAATTCTCAATATGTGCATGCAGCGTGCGCTGGATTTTTTGAAGAAAATCGAACATCAATGA
- a CDS encoding prefoldin subunit beta has product MDELSPKLQNQIAQFQQLQQQLQAILTQKFQMEAQLREIDRTLEELAKITDDVPIYRSVGSLLIKARDKESVVHEIQEDKETLEIRVKTLDRQEKALRERYQALQDQISKALGAKQESAG; this is encoded by the coding sequence ATGGATGAATTGAGTCCCAAGCTACAAAATCAGATTGCTCAGTTTCAGCAATTGCAGCAACAGCTTCAGGCAATTCTTACTCAGAAATTCCAGATGGAAGCACAACTGAGAGAGATTGACCGTACGCTCGAAGAGTTGGCTAAAATCACAGATGACGTGCCGATATACAGGAGTGTAGGTTCACTGTTGATCAAAGCAAGAGACAAGGAAAGTGTAGTGCACGAAATTCAGGAAGATAAAGAAACTTTAGAGATTCGTGTGAAGACTCTTGATCGACAAGAAAAGGCTCTTCGAGAGCGTTACCAGGCACTGCAAGACCAAATATCTAAGGCATTGGGAGCCAAACAGGAATCAGCCGGATAG
- a CDS encoding KEOPS complex subunit Pcc1, with protein MHRAMLRYSTPIARLIHEAIMPETGREIPKTEVEARFESDELVLKIKAADISALRAALNSYLRWIKLAEEITLMVGEKNG; from the coding sequence ATGCATAGAGCAATGCTGAGGTATTCGACGCCCATAGCGAGATTAATACACGAAGCAATTATGCCTGAAACAGGTAGGGAAATTCCAAAAACCGAGGTTGAGGCGCGTTTCGAATCCGATGAATTGGTACTCAAGATCAAGGCCGCGGATATTTCGGCGTTGAGAGCAGCTCTCAATTCTTATCTTCGATGGATAAAATTGGCAGAAGAGATTACATTAATGGTAGGTGAGAAAAATGGATGA
- a CDS encoding DNA-directed RNA polymerase subunit P: MNDLYKCGKCHKPIHSNVNTVGIQCEACGSKIFYKERPNVKKVIKAK; encoded by the coding sequence GTGAATGATCTGTATAAGTGTGGAAAATGCCATAAGCCTATACATTCAAATGTCAACACTGTGGGTATTCAGTGTGAGGCATGCGGATCAAAGATCTTCTACAAGGAGAGGCCTAATGTGAAGAAGGTCATCAAGGCAAAATAG
- a CDS encoding 50S ribosomal protein L37ae, with protein MSKGTKKVGTAGRFGARYGVRVRKLYKEIEKLSKSRYECPNCHHISVRRVASGVWACRHCEIKFAAGAYSPTTKKITSEEMVLKEEAKGGE; from the coding sequence ATGTCAAAAGGAACCAAGAAAGTTGGAACAGCTGGAAGATTTGGTGCGAGGTACGGCGTACGCGTAAGAAAGCTCTATAAGGAAATTGAAAAGCTCAGTAAAAGCAGATACGAATGTCCCAATTGTCATCATATCAGCGTAAGAAGGGTGGCATCGGGTGTATGGGCATGTCGTCACTGCGAAATAAAGTTCGCAGCCGGTGCTTATTCACCGACGACGAAGAAAATCACATCTGAGGAAATGGTGTTGAAGGAAGAAGCGAAGGGGGGTGAATGA
- the rrp42 gene encoding exosome complex protein Rrp42, producing the protein MARSIMSEIKKDHIHRLLARGKRVDGRNWDEFRDISIQVKFTETAEGSARVKLGNTDVLIGVKMETGIPFPDTPDKGVLATNAELIPLASPTFEPGPPDENAIELARVVDRGIRESEMIDLEALCIVPNEEVWICFVDIYVLDYDGNLFDASFLGTVAALKSTIVPASRFGKGEDFPLPIKCLPMSVTSVQIENSILVDPTLDEEKVASARLTVTTDENGDIRAMQKGLKGSLTIDQVRKIIETSQRLGNELRKLVR; encoded by the coding sequence ATGGCCCGGTCCATCATGTCAGAAATAAAGAAGGATCACATACATAGATTGCTTGCTAGAGGCAAAAGGGTTGATGGGCGCAACTGGGATGAATTCCGGGACATTTCAATCCAAGTGAAGTTTACCGAAACAGCGGAAGGTTCTGCAAGGGTCAAACTTGGTAATACTGATGTGCTGATCGGTGTGAAAATGGAGACTGGCATCCCATTTCCAGATACCCCAGACAAGGGCGTGCTTGCCACAAATGCAGAGCTCATTCCTCTTGCGTCACCTACTTTTGAGCCCGGCCCCCCCGATGAAAATGCAATTGAGCTCGCGAGGGTTGTCGACAGGGGTATAAGGGAGAGTGAGATGATCGATCTCGAGGCACTCTGTATTGTGCCAAATGAAGAGGTATGGATCTGTTTTGTTGATATATATGTGCTGGATTATGATGGAAACCTTTTTGACGCTTCATTTCTCGGAACTGTGGCAGCACTCAAGTCAACAATCGTTCCTGCTTCTAGATTTGGAAAGGGCGAAGATTTCCCGCTTCCAATTAAATGTCTACCCATGTCGGTCACATCAGTGCAAATCGAAAATTCTATATTGGTCGATCCAACTCTCGATGAAGAAAAAGTTGCTTCCGCTCGCCTTACGGTAACCACCGATGAGAATGGGGACATCAGGGCGATGCAGAAGGGACTTAAGGGATCGCTCACAATAGATCAAGTACGCAAGATTATTGAAACCTCTCAGAGATTGGGAAATGAACTGAGAAAATTGGTTAGGTGA